In the genome of Balneola sp., one region contains:
- a CDS encoding DUF5103 domain-containing protein — protein MPVSLICRLLTIPFFLFLVSCSNTENQLVSTPVTTTDNTSLLLVPNQLKAPPSIKGVQLYRKGNQASLPIIELNSENKLILEFDELTTLSGQFIIQFSHRNQDWSKSGLPDPWIMEGINELVLFGGEPNRTNRPNYFHYSLEFPTREIEFKVSGNYLLHVLDYNSGTELFSLPFFISEQEGEQVHQVETLFNQGQNGQALDQLFGEYRYPDFVEFPQFNLSYTFTQNRFWGQSRKADQYSFTNEGETEFHISRGNAFPASFDFTSLNLSELSLQNPSIFSIDPTAIPTEVILKDDFLNFLSDPSPTFNAEFGLPDKSLLARYSEVSFRLNTGGNTTINDFYLIGDFNQWSISDREKLRYNRELGVWETKLLIKEGNYSYKYVTLEGKEIDPILLSDSITKRDQEYVSFVYYLDPDLQYDRLLHAKLFQ, from the coding sequence ATGCCGGTATCATTAATTTGTAGATTACTAACTATTCCCTTCTTCCTATTTCTGGTATCCTGCTCGAATACAGAAAACCAATTAGTATCCACCCCAGTAACAACCACAGATAATACAAGCCTTCTTCTGGTTCCGAATCAATTAAAAGCTCCTCCGTCTATCAAGGGTGTGCAGCTTTATAGAAAAGGCAATCAGGCCAGTCTTCCTATTATCGAGCTGAATAGTGAGAACAAATTGATTCTTGAATTTGATGAGCTAACCACTCTATCTGGTCAGTTTATCATTCAGTTCAGCCATAGAAATCAAGACTGGTCAAAAAGCGGATTACCTGATCCATGGATAATGGAGGGTATTAATGAACTTGTGTTATTTGGTGGTGAACCGAATAGGACTAATAGGCCAAACTACTTTCATTATTCATTGGAGTTTCCAACCAGAGAAATTGAATTCAAAGTTAGTGGAAATTATTTATTACATGTATTGGACTATAACTCCGGTACAGAATTATTCAGCCTCCCCTTTTTTATTTCAGAACAAGAAGGTGAGCAGGTTCATCAAGTTGAAACTCTATTCAACCAGGGACAGAATGGACAGGCTTTAGACCAGTTATTCGGAGAATACCGTTATCCTGACTTTGTTGAGTTCCCCCAATTCAATTTGTCTTACACTTTTACTCAGAATCGTTTTTGGGGACAATCTCGAAAAGCTGATCAATATAGTTTCACAAATGAAGGGGAAACAGAATTTCACATTTCGAGAGGAAACGCCTTTCCAGCAAGTTTTGATTTTACCAGTCTGAATCTCTCTGAACTAAGTCTACAAAACCCTTCTATTTTTAGCATAGACCCAACAGCAATTCCAACCGAAGTAATTTTAAAAGATGATTTTCTAAACTTCCTTTCCGACCCCTCTCCCACCTTTAATGCTGAATTTGGGCTTCCTGATAAAAGCCTTCTTGCTAGATATTCAGAGGTCAGCTTCCGATTAAACACTGGTGGAAATACAACGATTAACGATTTCTACCTGATCGGAGATTTTAACCAATGGAGCATTTCTGATAGAGAAAAATTGAGATATAACCGAGAATTAGGGGTCTGGGAAACAAAACTGCTCATCAAGGAGGGGAATTACTCTTACAAGTATGTAACTCTTGAGGGAAAAGAAATTGACCCCATTCTATTAAGTGACTCCATAACAAAACGGGATCAGGAGTATGTGAGCTTTGTATACTACCTTGATCCCGATTTACAATACGATCGCTTGCTACATGCCAAGCTTTTTCAATAG